ccataacgcaagcgcgaagcatgtcctccaatatttgaatagtacgctcggattgtccgtccgtctggggatgaaatattatgctcaactcaacctgcgtgcccaactcatgttgtacttcACTCTAGAAGTATGAGGTGAAATGCataccttgatcagaaatgatagacacgggcacgtCATGAAGACGAATGATCTCGgaatgtagatctcagccaaccactctgaagaataggtaactgccacaggaataaaatgtgttgacttggtcagtctatccacaatgacccataccgcgtcgaacttcctctgagtccatgggagtccaacaacaaaatacatagtgatatgctcccacttccacttaggaatctctaACTTGTGAAGCTAACCACCAtgcctttgatgctcgtactttacttgctgacaatttagatactgggctacatatgcaactatatctttcttcatctttctccactaataatgcttccgcaagtcctgatacatcttggtgtcACCCGGaggaatagaataccgagaactgtaggcctcctcaggaatcaactcacgaagcccatccacattgggcacgcaaatacgaccttgcatcctcaaaactccatcatctccaacggTAACTTGCATGTCACCGTCGTGCcccactgtgtccctaaggataagcaaatgagggtcatcatactgccgctctctgatgcactcatacaagAAAGACCGAGCGACTTTACAGGCTAGAAcacgactaggctctgaaatatctaacctcacgaactgattggcaaaagcctgaacatctgatgcaagcggtctctctcCAACTGAAAtgtatgcaaggctgcccatactcactgccttcctactcaaggcatcaaccaccatattGTCCTTTCCGgtgtgatacaaaatggtgatatcatagtctttcaacagctccaaccatctcattTGCcccaaattgagatcctttttcttgaacaaatactgtagactctgatgatccgtgaatacctcatacgacacgccgtaaaggtagtgccttcaaatcttcagcgcatgaacaatgactgccaactctaagtcataaacagggtaattcttcttctgaaccttcaactgccgtgacgcgtatgtgatcaccctgccatcctgcatcaataccgcactgAACCCTATACGAGATGCATCGcaatacaccgtgtaagatcctgaatCTGTGGGCAACatcaacactggcgccgtagtcaaatcagtcttgagcttttaaaatctcaactcacactcatctgaccatctgaacggggcacccttctgggtcaatttggtcaatggggtTGCTAtaaatgaaaacccttccacgaacagGCGGTTataacccgccaaacctaggaaactccagatctctgtagctgaagtgggtctaggccagttctaaactacatcaatcttcttaagatccacctttatgccctctGCCAATACGACGTGCCCAAAAAggcgactgagtctaaccaaaacttgcactttgaaaacttggcatataactggctatctctaagagtttgaagtacaatcggaagatgttgctcgtgcttctctcgactgcgggagtagatcaatatatcatcaataaatacaatcacaaaggaatccaagtagggctttaACACCCGGTTCATTAAgtccataaatgctgctagggcatttgtgAACCCACataacatcactagaaactcataatgcccataccgagtccgaaaagctgtcttagggacatcagatgccctaatcttcaactgatggtagccagaactcaaatcaatcttcgaaaacactgtggcaccctgaagctgatcaaataagtcatcaatccttggtaatggatacttgttcttgatggttactttgttcaactgtcgataatctatgcatatcctcatcgatccatctttcttcttcacaaacaacactggcgcaccccaaggcgagacactaggtctaatggagcccttatcaagcaaatattgcaactgctctttcaattctttcaactctggcggggccatatggtatggcggaatagaaatgggttgagtgcccggaaccaaatcaatacataagtcaatatctctgtcgggtggcatccccgatagATCTACAAGAATCACCTCTGGAAATTCACAAACAACTAGTACTAAATCCATGGAAGAAAATTCCGCACTGGaatcgtgaatataagccaaataagctagacaccccttctcgaccaaaggtcgagccttcacataagagataaccatgcTAGTATAATGGCCgggagtccccctccactctaatctaggcaacccccgcaaggctaaggtcaccgtcttggcgtgacaatccaatatagcattaTAAGATGACAGTCAATCTATACCTAAGATGACataaaaatctaccatatcaagaagtaggatatctatgctagtctcaagactcccaatagttaCCACGCATGAACGATAtgcacgatctacaacaatagaatctcccacaggtgtggacacatacacaggagcactcaaagaatcacgaggcacaactagatatgaagcaaaataggatgacacgtaggaataagtagagcccggatcaaatagaactgaagcatctttatggcaaactggaacaatatctatgataacaacgtcagatgaatTAGCTTGAGGCCAAGCTGGGAAAGTATAACATTGGGGTTGGGCTCCACCACTCTAAACCAtgtccctaggacggcctctaactggctggcctccacctctaacggcctgacctccacctctaacggcctgacctccacctctggctgcctgaccccttcCTCTATCTGGCTGAGCGAgcagtggagcaaccggtgccggaaccatggcacgagaaccctgctgtTGTGTGCTTCCagatgcccgagggcaaaatctagcaatgtgcctcggatcaccataagtataatAGGCCATCGGTTACTATGACTGCTGACCTTGGAACTGACCCTGTCAACATGGGTAACCACCCTGAAAGCTCTGGAGCAAAGGTTCACTAATGcgagttggtggtgcactgtaggctagttgATCGGGATGAGACACATAAGGTCCGTGACTCCCTGATACACTATGAGATGCTTGGAGCGCTGACTGAAACGGCCtcggaggatggcctctaccaaatgtacccctgcctccagatgaggcaccactgaacccaccgaaatgacgaggcctcttgtcaaaCCCCTGCCCCCTCTCCTGAGCAAGAACCGTCTCGATCCGCCTGGCAATATTTGTAGTCGTCTGAAAGGAAATATCACCCccggtctccttagccatctgtaaCCTGATTGTGTAAATGcgtccatcaataaatctcctcaccctctccctctcagtagaaATCAAGATAAGGGCATGAcgagctagatccacaaaacgagtcttatagtgagtaatagtcatactgccctgctggagatgttCAAACTGCATGcgataatcctctctcagtgtgacatggaggaacttctctagaaataaatgtgagaactgatcccaagtaagttcaggcgacccagctggtctggtcaacatataatctctccaccacctcttggcgaaacCCATCATCTGAAACACAATAAAATCGACccaattggtctcaactatacccatgttccgcagcacttcatggcagcggtcaagataatcatgtgggtcctcataaggtgtaacactgaagtgaactggaaagagcttggtaaacttgtccaatctccataaagcctcagaagacatggcaggCTTATCACCAGCCTGTGTTGCAACAACcggttgaactaccccaattggcggGGCTACTGGAGTCTGATACCGGAGAGCCATCTGCTCCGAAGTGTGAGTAGCAGAAGTCTGTGCTCATCCCCCAGCCTAAACGACAGCTGGTGCCACAAGAAATGTACCgtcctgggccacactctccataaggccgaccaaacggactagagcgtcataaagcactggagtggcgatgaacccctccgggacttgagctggtccaacaggtacaatCAGAgcggaacctcctcatcaaaatctacctaaggctccactgctgctgctgctcgagctctaggctgagccctgcctctgcctcggcctctggcccaacctcggcctcgacctttgCTCCTAGTAGGAGATACCAGTGGGGGCTCCGACTGCTGACCAGTTGTAGATGCAGTATGtcttctcgccatctgcgagagaacaagaatagaagagttcaatcatcaatgatagaataaaattgcacgacagagaagaatagaagtgaaattgttcctaaactccatagcttctagaagataagtacaaacgtctccgtatcgatcctccaaactctacaaagcctgctcgtgaatcgtgagacctaggcaacctagtgctctgatactaaattttcatgacccggaattcccacaTTCGGGacagtgatggcacctaacacatcactcgctaggcaagccaatgttagagtaAAACGTATGCGATTTTAAACAATTCAAGCAATTAAAACTCATttaaactgaaataaaactagaatgaTGTGCGAAAAGgtaaaataaccaaaaatatcTTCTAAGTACAatcccggatctagagtcacaagtgcacgagctactagaagttctacaaatagagtctgaaaaaaatacaactgttttgaatGAAATGAACAGTAAGTAAGGAAAAAGGAagggaacttcaaggtctgcggatgccagcagatctacctcgtgTCTCTGAAGGTGATAATCCGAGCTGATGTGCCTCACGTacagctgggaccagtaccaaaatctgcacaagaagtgcagagtgtagtttgagtacaaccgacccaatgtactccataagtgtcgagtctaacttcgatgaggtagtgacgaggctataacaagaCACTCACATAATTAAACTTGTACAAACATAGATATATGTACAAAACATCAATAAATAGAGATTCAGTATGGAGAGATGGGAGGGAACATGTGAAATGGGAACAAGATACGATAACTACAACAAGAATGACAACATAAgacagtcaaataaatcatcaaccaatgaaaacagataaacataatgaataaagacGACATaacatcacccatcgtgcttttactctcaaccttaccatgaaatgaaaataatggcacg
This sequence is a window from Nicotiana tomentosiformis chromosome 5, ASM39032v3, whole genome shotgun sequence. Protein-coding genes within it:
- the LOC138892203 gene encoding uncharacterized protein — encoded protein: MRWLELLKDYDITILYHTGKDNMVVDALSRKAVSMGSLAYISVGERPLASDVQAFANQFVRLDISEPSRVLACKVARSFLYECIRERQYDDPHLLILRDTVGHDGDMQVTVGDDGVLRMQGRICVPNVDGLRELIPEEAYSSRYSIPPGDTKMYQDLRKHY